Proteins found in one Coffea eugenioides isolate CCC68of chromosome 5, Ceug_1.0, whole genome shotgun sequence genomic segment:
- the LOC113771538 gene encoding dirigent protein 11-like, producing MAKSLAIASLQILSLLLLASLGQSKKVFTNLTVYDHEFRSGDGQSVFPVAGLPNATWGFNQFGTVFVVDNTLTQSDSFKSALVGRSQGIAAVASLDNTNVELVITFLFTNGKYSGSTVEMKGIFIQSMGVNELAILGGTKQFRYATGYATFEVVSQVGDHLILKVNLYIRQDIPDDYPGIAIH from the coding sequence ATGGCAAAGAGTTTAGCCATAGCATCCCTCCAAATTCTGAGCCTGCTTTTACTAGCAAGCTTGGGACAATCAAAGAAAGTGTTCACAAATTTGACGGTTTACGACCATGAATTTCGAAGTGGAGATGGCCAGAGCGTTTTCCCAGTTGCAGGTCTTCCCAACGCAACCTGGGGCTTTAACCAATTTGGAACTGTTTTTGTCGTTGATAATACCTTGACCCAAAGCGATTCGTTCAAATCCGCACTAGTTGGTCGTTCGCAAGGCATTGCTGCAGTAGCATCCCTTGATAACACCAACGTAGAGCTTGTGATAACTTTTCTGTTCACTAATGGAAAGTACAGTGGTAGCACTGTGGAAATGAAAGGAATTTTCATACAGTCTATGGGTGTCAATGAACTTGCAATTTTAGGGGGAACCAAACAATTCCGGTATGCAACAGGGTATGCTACCTTTGAGGTGGTCAGCCAAGTAGGAGATCATCTTATTCTAAAGGTGAATCTCTACATTAGACAGGACATACCTGATGACTACCCTGGTATTGCTATTCATTAA